One window of the Triticum dicoccoides isolate Atlit2015 ecotype Zavitan chromosome 3B, WEW_v2.0, whole genome shotgun sequence genome contains the following:
- the LOC119282761 gene encoding uncharacterized protein LOC119282761, translated as MASQAIEVNREGAEVYHGAALCAEKAVELLAETNMPLGLLPLADIEEVGYNRSTGFVWLRQKKALTHTFKQIGRLVSYATEVTAFVQDRKMKRITGVKSKELLIWVTVCDMYIDKNDHSKISFKTPTGLGRSFPVSAYGKEEDDFKPKQAAVAK; from the coding sequence ATGGCGTCGCAGGCGATCGAGGTGAACAGGGAGGGGGCGGAGGTGTACCACGGCGCGGCGCTGTGCGCCGAGAAGGCGGTGGAGCTGCTGGCTGAGACCAACATGCCACTGGGCCTGCTGCCGCTGGCGGACATTGAGGAGGTCGGCTACAACCGCTCCACGGGCTTCGTGTGGCTGCGCCAGAAGAAGGCGCTCACGCACACCTTCAAGCAGATCGGGAGGCTGGTCTCGTATGCCACCGAGGTGACGGCCTTCGTCCAGGACCGCAAGATGAAGCGCATCACGGGGGTCAAGAGCAAGGAGCTCCTCATCTGGGTCACTGTCTGCGACATGTACATCGACAAGAATGACCACTCAAAGATCAGTTTCAAAACGCCCACCGGACTGGGAAGGTCCTTCCCCGTCTCCGCCTATGGGAAGGAGGAGGACGACTTCAAGCCCAAGCAGGCCGCCGTGGCCAAATAA